One Halosegnis longus DNA window includes the following coding sequences:
- a CDS encoding winged helix-turn-helix domain-containing protein, whose product MSTAVDDETILEVLRSNSAPQMTTTEVANHLPVTRGTTRTRLQRLVDDDLINRETEGNNVVWWLPERGEEREAWEPDAEEEASEPEETDAEEEPEVEEGEEAEEEPEEEEEAEEEESEAEETEGEAAEDAETEDGESEDGDETEIAVTATEQSKSESEEGTEVEVEAVESEPDVETPDEATETRTAAEREEAAELSDDDEGLRVLAGVAVGLVAVILLRRLLGDDEE is encoded by the coding sequence ATGAGCACGGCTGTCGATGACGAGACGATTCTCGAGGTGTTGCGGTCGAACAGCGCGCCACAGATGACGACCACCGAGGTCGCGAACCACCTGCCGGTGACGCGCGGGACGACCCGGACCCGGCTCCAGCGACTCGTCGACGACGACCTCATCAACCGCGAGACGGAGGGGAACAACGTCGTCTGGTGGCTCCCCGAGCGCGGCGAGGAACGCGAGGCGTGGGAGCCAGACGCCGAAGAGGAGGCGTCCGAACCGGAGGAAACAGACGCCGAGGAGGAACCGGAAGTCGAGGAGGGAGAAGAAGCCGAAGAAGAGCCTGAGGAAGAAGAAGAAGCCGAAGAAGAAGAGTCCGAGGCCGAGGAAACAGAGGGCGAAGCGGCCGAGGATGCGGAGACCGAGGACGGCGAAAGCGAGGACGGCGACGAGACCGAAATCGCGGTGACGGCGACCGAGCAGTCGAAGTCCGAGAGCGAGGAGGGAACCGAAGTCGAGGTCGAGGCGGTCGAGTCGGAGCCGGACGTCGAGACGCCCGACGAGGCGACCGAGACGCGAACCGCCGCGGAGCGCGAGGAGGCGGCCGAACTCTCCGACGACGACGAGGGGCTGCGCGTGCTGGCCGGCGTGGCGGTCGGGCTCGTGGCCGTCATCCTGCTGCGCCGGCTGCTGGGCGACGACGAGGAGTAG
- a CDS encoding geranylgeranyl reductase family protein, which produces MHDFIVVGAGPAGSRFARSASERGHDVLVFEQGAIGEPLACSGHVSLDVWEYVPDGAREELFQNEIRGARFHLGGPESRAYPFYRDGAISNAVDRVGLDRALAGAASDAGADVRDGHTVTAVDEGRESVTVTVRGPNGTETHETRLVVGADGPRSRVREQCSIPEPDEFLHGVLGFDPEPDHEAFVDVHLTVPGFFAWHIPRGEDGVEYGLAVSPGDDLNARFDRLVSGYDATIDRRCSGLIPVGPASRTIGRRSLLVGDAAGQTKPFTGGGILYGMRSADHAARTVDPTDPTTLSEYESAWREELRAEIRLGHAIRAGYSVPAPLQRLGLRAFSGEIGVHMDEPSSLFSREQLRAML; this is translated from the coding sequence ATGCACGATTTTATCGTCGTGGGTGCCGGCCCCGCCGGCTCGCGGTTCGCTCGGAGCGCGAGCGAGCGCGGCCACGACGTGCTCGTCTTCGAACAGGGAGCGATTGGCGAGCCGTTGGCCTGTTCGGGCCACGTGTCGCTGGACGTGTGGGAGTACGTCCCCGACGGCGCACGCGAGGAGCTGTTCCAAAACGAGATTCGAGGGGCGCGGTTCCACCTCGGCGGGCCGGAGTCGCGAGCGTATCCGTTCTACCGCGACGGCGCGATCTCGAACGCGGTCGACCGCGTCGGGCTCGACCGCGCGCTCGCGGGGGCAGCGAGCGATGCAGGCGCGGACGTACGCGACGGCCACACCGTCACGGCCGTCGACGAGGGTCGCGAGTCGGTGACTGTGACGGTACGCGGGCCGAATGGGACCGAGACCCACGAGACGCGGCTGGTCGTCGGCGCGGACGGGCCGCGCTCGCGCGTCCGCGAGCAGTGTTCGATTCCCGAGCCGGACGAGTTCCTCCACGGCGTGCTCGGCTTCGACCCCGAGCCGGACCACGAGGCGTTCGTCGACGTTCACCTGACCGTCCCCGGCTTCTTCGCGTGGCACATCCCGCGGGGCGAGGACGGCGTCGAGTACGGGCTGGCGGTGTCACCGGGCGATGACCTCAACGCCCGGTTCGACCGGCTCGTATCGGGGTACGACGCGACCATCGACCGCCGGTGTTCCGGGCTGATTCCCGTCGGACCCGCCTCCCGGACCATCGGTCGCCGGTCGCTGCTCGTCGGTGACGCCGCCGGCCAGACGAAACCGTTCACCGGCGGCGGCATCCTCTACGGGATGCGCAGCGCCGACCACGCCGCCCGCACCGTCGACCCGACCGACCCGACGACCCTCTCCGAGTACGAGTCGGCGTGGCGCGAGGAGCTGCGCGCCGAGATTCGACTCGGTCACGCCATTCGGGCCGGCTACTCGGTGCCAGCGCCGCTCCAGCGGCTCGGTCTCCGGGCTTTCTCCGGGGAAATCGGCGTCCACATGGACGAGCCGTCGAGTCTCTTCTCCCGCGAGCAGCTGCGTGCGATGTTGTGA
- a CDS encoding aminoglycoside N(3)-acetyltransferase, with amino-acid sequence MSEELVAASDAPVTPDRIAEDLRALGVETDDTLFVHSSLSALGWVPGRAQGAVEGVRRAVSEGTIVVPTHSTDLSDPSGWENPPVPESWYGPIRDATPAYRPDATPTRGMGAIADCLRSYDDAVRSGHPLYSVAALGPDADRIVADHPLEDGMGPESPLATVRDLGGKVLMVGCDWGRNTSLHLAEHLADIDAGRVEAGAPMLVDGSQEWVTFTEPDYDDSDFAACGEAFVEARPEDAATGTVGNADAVLFDQPALLEFATEWLEANR; translated from the coding sequence ATGTCTGAGGAACTGGTCGCAGCGAGCGACGCGCCAGTCACCCCCGACCGCATCGCCGAGGACCTCCGCGCGCTGGGCGTCGAGACCGACGACACGCTGTTCGTCCACTCGTCGCTCTCCGCGCTCGGGTGGGTGCCCGGCCGGGCGCAGGGTGCAGTCGAGGGGGTTCGCCGTGCCGTGTCCGAGGGGACCATCGTCGTGCCGACCCACTCGACCGACCTCTCCGACCCGAGCGGGTGGGAGAATCCGCCCGTCCCGGAGTCGTGGTACGGGCCGATTCGGGATGCTACCCCCGCGTATCGGCCCGACGCGACGCCGACACGCGGGATGGGCGCGATTGCTGACTGTCTGCGGAGCTACGACGACGCCGTCCGGAGCGGGCACCCGCTCTACTCCGTCGCCGCGCTCGGCCCGGACGCCGACCGAATCGTCGCCGATCACCCGCTCGAAGACGGGATGGGCCCGGAGTCACCGCTCGCAACCGTGCGCGACCTCGGCGGAAAGGTGCTGATGGTCGGCTGCGACTGGGGGCGCAACACCTCGCTCCATCTCGCGGAACACCTCGCCGACATCGACGCCGGTCGCGTCGAGGCCGGCGCACCGATGCTCGTCGACGGGAGTCAGGAGTGGGTCACGTTCACCGAACCCGACTACGACGACAGCGACTTCGCTGCCTGCGGGGAGGCGTTCGTGGAGGCACGACCCGAGGACGCTGCGACGGGAACGGTCGGCAACGCCGACGCCGTGCTGTTCGACCAGCCGGCGCTGCTCGAGTTCGCGACCGAGTGGCTCGAAGCGAACCGTTAG
- a CDS encoding high-affinity nickel-transporter protein: protein MLELPFLVGGLFGVRHTFEADHVAAVATLVEDDDRPVTAGLAWGVGHCLPVLALGGLFLALGVELPALANRVVEFAVAALLVLLGVRVLLDRPPIGSRLFDHDHTDEASFLVGIVHGFAGSGGVVVALAAAAGSSLAGAGFLAGFSVATVVGMGLASWGVGHAVGRLRPLRLVAGLASVVVGLLLGLETLGLGVGL, encoded by the coding sequence ATGCTCGAACTCCCCTTCCTCGTCGGTGGGCTGTTCGGCGTGCGCCACACGTTCGAGGCCGACCACGTCGCCGCCGTCGCCACCCTCGTCGAGGACGACGACCGCCCCGTGACCGCCGGCCTCGCGTGGGGTGTCGGCCACTGTCTCCCGGTCCTCGCGCTCGGCGGCCTGTTTCTCGCGCTCGGGGTCGAACTGCCGGCACTCGCGAACCGCGTCGTCGAGTTCGCCGTCGCCGCCCTGCTCGTCCTGCTGGGCGTGCGCGTCCTGCTCGACCGGCCGCCAATCGGCTCGCGGCTCTTCGACCACGACCACACGGACGAGGCCTCCTTCCTCGTCGGTATCGTCCACGGCTTCGCCGGCAGCGGCGGTGTCGTGGTCGCGCTCGCCGCCGCGGCGGGGAGCTCTCTCGCGGGCGCTGGCTTCCTCGCCGGCTTCTCGGTCGCGACCGTCGTCGGGATGGGCCTCGCCTCGTGGGGTGTCGGCCACGCGGTCGGGCGACTGCGCCCCCTCCGGCTCGTCGCCGGGCTCGCCAGCGTCGTCGTCGGCCTCCTCCTCGGACTGGAGACGCTCGGTCTCGGCGTCGGACTCTAA
- a CDS encoding NTP transferase domain-containing protein → MDALVLCGGEGTRLDAGEKPLYEVAGEPMVGRVLDALDGSGVDTVYAAVTPQTPDTRTYVRDRATVIDTAGEGYVADLTRALETVGTPAVTAVADLPLLTAEHVDSLLNRERSTSVCVPTRLQRALDVRPDRTQTVAGEELSPSGLNLVGDGEDEIDRRWDARLAVNVNYASDATVAERLC, encoded by the coding sequence ATGGACGCACTCGTGTTGTGTGGCGGCGAGGGGACGCGGCTCGACGCCGGCGAGAAGCCGCTGTACGAGGTGGCCGGCGAGCCGATGGTCGGGCGCGTGCTCGACGCGCTCGACGGTTCGGGCGTCGACACCGTCTATGCTGCCGTCACGCCACAGACACCCGACACCCGCACGTACGTTCGCGACCGCGCGACCGTCATCGACACCGCTGGCGAGGGGTACGTCGCCGACCTGACGCGCGCACTCGAAACGGTGGGGACGCCCGCCGTCACCGCCGTCGCCGACCTGCCCTTACTCACTGCTGAACACGTCGACAGCCTGTTGAATCGTGAGCGCTCGACGAGCGTCTGCGTGCCGACGCGACTCCAGCGCGCACTCGACGTGCGTCCCGACCGGACGCAGACGGTCGCGGGCGAGGAGCTGTCGCCCTCGGGGCTGAATCTGGTCGGCGACGGCGAGGATGAAATCGACCGCCGGTGGGACGCCCGGCTGGCCGTGAACGTGAACTACGCGAGCGACGCGACCGTCGCGGAGCGGCTCTGCTGA
- a CDS encoding threonine-phosphate decarboxylase, with the protein MDPDSVDSVDRVPHGSSDDPDVLDFSANINTRVPDGARTAYDAAFAESRSYPPDDYSEFRAAAAAYVDCDPEQVVPTAGGLAALRLAVATAIRPGESALVPYPSFGEYAREVELQGGEPSLVPHDDLLDSDPEPHALAVVCNPNNPTGDSYDPARLREFAARCRESDTLLVADEAFLGFTDEPSLAGEPGVVVARSLTKLFGFPGLRAGFAVDGRESERLETARRAWSLGWPAARVGTVSMRETAFIRATRERVARERAFLERALATEFTVAPSDSPFLLVAVPDHERLVERARESGVVVRDATTFRGLDSHMRVAVRERGENERLLAALGVDVPE; encoded by the coding sequence ATGGACCCCGACAGCGTCGATTCGGTCGACCGGGTCCCCCACGGCTCCAGCGACGACCCCGACGTGCTCGACTTCTCGGCCAACATCAACACCCGCGTGCCCGACGGGGCGCGCACGGCCTACGACGCCGCCTTCGCCGAGTCGCGCTCGTATCCGCCCGACGACTACTCCGAGTTCCGGGCCGCGGCCGCAGCGTACGTCGATTGTGACCCCGAGCAGGTCGTCCCGACGGCCGGCGGGTTGGCCGCGCTCCGGCTCGCGGTTGCGACCGCGATACGACCGGGCGAGTCGGCGCTCGTCCCGTATCCGAGCTTCGGGGAGTACGCCCGCGAAGTCGAGCTACAGGGCGGGGAGCCGTCGCTGGTCCCCCACGACGACCTGCTCGACAGCGACCCCGAACCCCACGCCCTCGCTGTCGTCTGTAACCCGAACAATCCGACCGGCGACAGCTACGACCCCGCCCGGCTCCGGGAGTTCGCTGCCCGCTGTCGAGAGAGCGACACCCTGCTCGTCGCCGACGAGGCGTTTCTCGGCTTCACCGACGAGCCGTCGCTCGCGGGCGAGCCGGGCGTGGTCGTCGCGCGCTCGCTGACGAAGCTGTTCGGCTTTCCCGGACTCAGGGCCGGCTTTGCCGTCGACGGACGGGAATCGGAGCGACTGGAAACTGCCCGGCGCGCGTGGTCGCTCGGCTGGCCCGCCGCCCGCGTCGGGACCGTCTCGATGCGCGAGACGGCGTTCATCCGGGCAACGCGCGAGCGCGTGGCCCGGGAACGCGCCTTCCTCGAACGCGCACTCGCCACGGAGTTCACCGTCGCGCCGAGTGACTCGCCGTTCCTGCTCGTGGCGGTCCCCGACCACGAACGGCTCGTCGAGCGGGCGCGAGAATCGGGCGTCGTCGTTCGCGACGCCACCACCTTCCGGGGGCTGGACTCACACATGCGCGTGGCGGTGCGCGAACGTGGCGAGAACGAACGACTGCTCGCCGCACTTGGGGTCGATGTACCGGAGTGA
- a CDS encoding adenosylcobinamide amidohydrolase has product MYRSDRRAGVCRLHGPATRWLSAGFDGGYAEGTSAYNVTVPEGFDRTDLATYARERRREAEFDDGPTLLTGVEQQHARGTRLDSVTAVATAGVSNPAGLPMDPDGEPAEPNAGDTPPNPGTVNVLLATTRRLPDGALASLLALVAETKAATLLHETGVPGTTSDAVIVGSARDGDPAQFAGSATAVGRAARACVREAVRESLASRYADTALPKSVADAEYGVETTVRAAVFDPSDTPK; this is encoded by the coding sequence ATGTACCGGAGTGACCGCCGGGCAGGCGTCTGTCGACTTCACGGTCCGGCGACGCGGTGGCTGTCGGCCGGCTTCGACGGCGGCTACGCCGAGGGAACGAGCGCGTACAACGTCACCGTCCCGGAGGGGTTCGACCGGACCGACCTCGCGACCTACGCCCGCGAGCGCCGCCGCGAAGCCGAGTTCGACGACGGCCCGACTCTGCTGACCGGGGTGGAACAGCAGCACGCGAGGGGGACGCGACTCGACTCCGTCACGGCGGTCGCGACGGCCGGCGTCTCGAACCCCGCGGGGTTACCGATGGACCCCGACGGCGAGCCGGCGGAGCCGAACGCCGGGGATACGCCACCGAATCCTGGGACCGTGAATGTCCTGCTGGCGACGACACGCCGACTCCCCGATGGTGCGCTCGCGAGTCTGCTCGCGCTCGTCGCCGAGACGAAGGCCGCCACGCTGCTCCACGAGACGGGGGTTCCGGGGACGACCTCCGACGCCGTCATCGTCGGGAGCGCGCGCGACGGCGACCCGGCGCAGTTCGCAGGAAGTGCGACCGCGGTGGGCCGGGCGGCCCGTGCTTGTGTGCGCGAGGCGGTGCGCGAGAGTCTCGCCTCGCGGTACGCCGACACGGCGCTCCCGAAGTCGGTCGCTGATGCGGAGTACGGCGTCGAGACGACGGTCCGGGCCGCGGTGTTCGATCCGAGCGATACGCCGAAGTAG
- a CDS encoding HAD family hydrolase, with product MPVTFDLFGTLVDAARPADPAAAVGRELRERGVAVPDDWADAYAEPHVDAPEGAEVPLHAHVARALDSRGVSAPDNAARRAVTAAFEPDVTAREGARAAVERARERGPVGLLSNCSVPELARRSLLSADLRWATEDRDPLFDVVATSLSCGWRKPDSRAFEAVARQLDCDVNELTHVGDSDADAGIEAVGGRFIDVRETPLEALFR from the coding sequence GTGCCCGTTACGTTCGATCTGTTCGGTACGCTCGTCGACGCGGCCCGACCGGCAGACCCCGCGGCGGCCGTCGGACGCGAACTCCGCGAGCGTGGCGTCGCGGTCCCCGACGACTGGGCCGACGCTTACGCCGAACCACACGTCGACGCGCCCGAGGGTGCCGAGGTGCCACTGCACGCCCACGTCGCCCGCGCGCTCGACTCGCGGGGCGTCTCGGCCCCGGACAACGCCGCCCGCCGCGCTGTCACCGCCGCCTTCGAACCCGACGTGACAGCCCGCGAGGGTGCGCGTGCGGCCGTCGAGCGCGCCCGCGAGCGCGGTCCCGTCGGCCTGCTCTCGAACTGTTCTGTCCCCGAACTCGCCCGCCGGAGTCTCCTGTCGGCCGACCTCCGCTGGGCGACCGAGGACCGCGACCCACTGTTCGACGTGGTCGCGACGAGTCTCTCCTGCGGCTGGCGAAAGCCCGACAGTCGCGCCTTCGAGGCGGTCGCACGCCAACTCGACTGTGACGTGAACGAGCTAACCCACGTCGGTGACAGCGACGCCGACGCCGGCATCGAGGCGGTCGGCGGCCGGTTCATCGACGTGCGCGAGACGCCGCTGGAGGCGCTGTTCCGATGA
- the cbiB gene encoding adenosylcobinamide-phosphate synthase CbiB, which yields MSVAAAGAVVLAAFLDRLVGEPPNRVHPVALLGRAISPLDREWNSPFEMGVSIAVVLPVLVGAGVGAVVAVLVPVSVPAAAVVAGLALFSATSLRMLLDEARAVERLLGEDIDAARDRLRSLAGRDSSDLDASEIRSAAIESIAENLADGLVAPVLAFGLGALVSLPVAAGAAAFVKTVNTLDSMLGYPDKRHGTASARLDDIVMWLPARLSALALAVAAVDPETPWRARGWVDRVSSPNSGWPMGTVASALAVRLEKPGAYVLNDVARPPESGDVDRGIRLVARAGWLTWGLAALLLAYAGWL from the coding sequence ATGAGCGTCGCCGCCGCGGGCGCGGTCGTGCTCGCCGCCTTCCTCGACCGACTGGTCGGCGAGCCACCGAACCGCGTCCACCCGGTCGCGCTCCTCGGGCGGGCGATTTCACCCCTCGACCGGGAGTGGAACAGCCCCTTCGAGATGGGCGTCTCCATCGCCGTCGTGCTCCCGGTGCTCGTCGGCGCGGGCGTCGGAGCAGTCGTCGCCGTGCTGGTCCCGGTGTCGGTACCGGCCGCGGCGGTGGTGGCCGGACTCGCGCTCTTCTCGGCGACGAGTCTCCGGATGCTGTTGGACGAAGCGCGCGCCGTCGAGCGCCTGCTCGGAGAGGACATCGACGCGGCGCGCGACCGGCTTCGGTCGCTGGCCGGGCGCGACAGCAGCGACCTCGACGCGAGTGAGATTCGCTCTGCTGCCATCGAGAGCATCGCCGAGAACCTCGCCGACGGGCTGGTCGCACCCGTACTCGCGTTCGGCCTTGGGGCGCTCGTCTCTCTGCCCGTGGCGGCCGGCGCGGCCGCGTTCGTCAAGACGGTCAACACGCTCGACTCGATGCTCGGCTACCCGGACAAGCGCCACGGGACGGCGAGCGCCCGCCTCGACGACATCGTGATGTGGCTCCCGGCGCGGCTGTCGGCGCTGGCACTCGCGGTCGCTGCCGTCGACCCCGAGACGCCGTGGCGCGCCCGCGGCTGGGTCGACCGCGTCTCCTCGCCCAACTCCGGCTGGCCGATGGGGACCGTCGCCTCGGCGCTCGCCGTTCGACTCGAAAAGCCGGGGGCCTACGTCCTCAACGACGTGGCCCGGCCGCCCGAATCGGGGGACGTGGACCGAGGGATTCGGCTCGTCGCGCGGGCCGGCTGGCTCACGTGGGGACTTGCCGCGCTCCTGCTCGCGTACGCGGGGTGGCTCTGA
- the cobS gene encoding adenosylcobinamide-GDP ribazoletransferase: MGALGGAVGFLTRIPVSADGDDWDAFARAPWTFPVVGWLVGGLAALALLFPPTLVPFAYLVALVLLTGVNHVDGLADLGDAMVVHGDSERRRAVLKDSEVGVGAVLALGVALVGLAVAGLGLARLPLRVGVALVVASEVGAKLAMATLVCTGRASHEGFASAFTEQCEPEDMLGPLVVAVPAVGLAAFGGFAMSAALVAPLAVAWWLRRWATENLGGVNGDVFGATNELGRLAGVYAGLLLV, encoded by the coding sequence ATGGGCGCACTCGGTGGCGCAGTCGGCTTCCTCACCCGAATTCCGGTCAGCGCCGACGGGGACGACTGGGACGCCTTCGCTCGCGCGCCGTGGACCTTCCCGGTCGTCGGCTGGCTCGTCGGCGGGCTGGCGGCGCTCGCGCTCCTGTTTCCGCCGACACTCGTTCCGTTCGCGTATCTGGTCGCGCTCGTTCTCCTGACCGGCGTGAACCACGTCGACGGGCTGGCCGACCTCGGCGATGCGATGGTGGTCCACGGGGACAGCGAGCGGCGACGCGCCGTGTTGAAAGACAGCGAGGTCGGCGTCGGTGCAGTGCTCGCGCTCGGGGTCGCACTCGTCGGACTGGCCGTCGCCGGGCTGGGACTGGCTCGGCTCCCGCTCCGGGTCGGGGTCGCGCTCGTCGTCGCGAGCGAGGTCGGCGCGAAGCTGGCGATGGCGACACTCGTCTGCACCGGGCGGGCGAGCCACGAAGGGTTCGCGAGCGCGTTCACGGAGCAGTGTGAACCCGAGGATATGCTTGGACCGCTCGTCGTCGCGGTGCCGGCAGTCGGTCTCGCCGCGTTCGGCGGATTCGCAATGTCGGCCGCGCTCGTCGCGCCGCTCGCGGTCGCGTGGTGGCTCCGCCGGTGGGCGACGGAGAATCTCGGCGGCGTCAACGGTGACGTGTTCGGCGCGACGAACGAACTCGGGCGACTGGCCGGAGTGTATGCCGGTCTGCTGCTCGTTTAG
- a CDS encoding lactate 2-monooxygenase gives MSDDDTHGEQFGVKQIREVYRRGMFDGETPDFPVSFETLREEATERMSWQAQAYIHGGAGTEETFERNKEFSRWRIVPRMLRGVADRDLSVDVLGEEHAYPLMITPLGVQGLVHEEGELATARAAADLDVPFVLSSLSTRSMEEVADALGDTPKWFQYYWSADRDVAASFLDRAEEAGYEAIVLTVDAPTLGWRERLLSKGYYPFLDGEGMGNYFSDPAFRESLDEPPEENPEAAVDRFLSVFGDASLTWDDLEFVFERTDLPVIIKGILHPDDARKAVEAGAAGVQVSTHGGRQIDGSISAIEALPDIVEEVGDETTVLFDSGIRRGEHAFKALALGADSVMLGRPFVYGLAHSGQDGVEQVLRNTLSQLDLTMGLAGIDAASDIDADAVRDEKTL, from the coding sequence ATGTCAGACGACGACACCCACGGCGAGCAGTTCGGCGTGAAGCAGATTCGCGAGGTGTACCGACGCGGGATGTTCGACGGCGAGACGCCCGACTTTCCCGTCTCCTTCGAGACGCTCCGCGAGGAGGCCACCGAACGGATGTCGTGGCAGGCGCAGGCGTACATCCACGGCGGGGCCGGCACGGAGGAGACGTTCGAGCGCAACAAGGAGTTCTCGCGCTGGCGCATCGTCCCCCGAATGCTGCGTGGCGTCGCCGACCGCGACCTCTCGGTGGACGTTCTCGGCGAGGAACACGCCTACCCGCTGATGATTACTCCGCTCGGAGTGCAGGGACTCGTCCACGAGGAGGGCGAACTCGCGACCGCGCGCGCGGCCGCCGACCTCGACGTGCCCTTCGTGCTCTCGTCGCTGTCCACCCGGTCGATGGAGGAGGTGGCAGACGCCCTCGGTGACACGCCGAAGTGGTTCCAGTACTACTGGTCTGCAGACCGCGACGTGGCGGCGTCGTTCCTCGACCGCGCCGAGGAAGCCGGCTACGAGGCGATCGTGCTCACCGTCGACGCGCCGACGCTCGGCTGGCGCGAACGGCTCCTCTCGAAGGGGTACTACCCGTTCCTCGACGGCGAGGGGATGGGCAACTACTTCTCGGACCCGGCCTTCCGCGAATCGCTCGACGAGCCGCCCGAGGAGAATCCGGAGGCCGCCGTCGACCGCTTCCTCTCCGTCTTCGGCGACGCCTCGCTCACGTGGGACGACCTGGAGTTCGTCTTCGAGCGCACCGACCTCCCGGTCATCATCAAGGGAATCCTCCACCCCGACGACGCCCGCAAGGCGGTCGAGGCGGGCGCGGCCGGCGTGCAGGTCTCCACCCACGGCGGCAGACAGATCGACGGCTCCATCTCCGCCATCGAGGCGCTCCCGGACATCGTCGAGGAAGTCGGCGACGAGACGACGGTGCTGTTCGACTCGGGGATTCGCCGCGGCGAACACGCGTTCAAAGCCCTCGCGCTCGGGGCCGACTCCGTGATGTTGGGTCGCCCGTTCGTCTACGGACTCGCTCACTCCGGCCAGGACGGCGTCGAGCAGGTGCTCAGAAACACGCTCTCGCAGCTCGACCTCACGATGGGGCTTGCGGGTATCGACGCCGCGAGCGATATCGACGCCGACGCCGTGCGCGACGAGAAGACTCTCTAA
- a CDS encoding cob(I)yrinic acid a,c-diamide adenosyltransferase, with translation MYDRTPGGGEKPTAEPIEPSAPEEFGCTQAWWGDGKGKTTAAIGMGMRAAGHGYRVHLLQLMKGGADSVEATRGEYNAIAALPGYSYENLGHYGWHALNDGSDDRDHEQEAAAGFERAREVVDGCHDADLTTHFDPDGAADEGVHMLIVDELLYAVDRDLVSSDAVVEFVASKPANLELVLTGSHSSPEYLDGTADLVSNVRKVAHPFDAGIRARRGTEY, from the coding sequence ATGTACGACCGGACACCGGGCGGTGGAGAGAAACCGACCGCGGAGCCAATCGAGCCGAGCGCCCCCGAGGAGTTCGGCTGCACCCAGGCGTGGTGGGGCGACGGGAAGGGGAAGACGACCGCCGCCATCGGGATGGGGATGCGCGCGGCCGGTCACGGCTACCGCGTCCACCTGCTCCAGCTCATGAAGGGTGGTGCAGACAGCGTCGAAGCGACCCGCGGCGAGTACAACGCCATCGCCGCCCTCCCCGGCTACAGCTACGAGAACCTCGGCCACTACGGCTGGCACGCGCTCAACGACGGGAGCGACGACCGCGACCACGAACAGGAGGCGGCCGCCGGCTTCGAGCGCGCCCGCGAGGTCGTCGATGGGTGTCACGACGCCGACCTCACGACGCACTTCGACCCGGACGGGGCCGCGGACGAGGGGGTCCACATGCTCATCGTGGACGAACTGCTGTACGCCGTCGACCGCGACCTCGTCTCGTCGGACGCCGTCGTCGAGTTCGTGGCGTCGAAGCCGGCGAATCTCGAACTCGTCCTCACCGGCTCGCACTCGTCGCCGGAGTATCTCGACGGGACCGCCGACCTCGTCTCCAACGTCCGGAAGGTGGCTCACCCGTTCGACGCCGGAATCCGGGCGCGCCGCGGCACCGAGTACTGA